CCCCTACTATGCAAGGTTCAACTACCGACCCCACAAAAACTGTCTTAAATTACCATCAGCCAGTTCCTACCGAAGCTCACGCTGAGGAACACCATGATTTTCGAGTTTTCGGACTCATAGTCTTCCTGATAGCTGAAGGCATGATCTTCTTAGGTTTATTTGCCGCTTATTTAACTTTTCGTTTAGTTGCTCCTGAATGGCCGCCTCAAGGCACTCCCAAGCTAGAACTGTTATTACCAGGGATTAACACAGCCATTCTGATTGGTAGTAGCTTTGTGATTCATCAAGCCGATACGGATATCAAGAAGAATAATGTCGCTGGTTTACGGAAATGGTTTGCTGCTACCGCTATTATGGGAGCTATATTCCTAGCTGGTCAGCTTTACGAATACTTTCATCTAGAGTTTGGTCTGAAAACGAATATCTTTGCCAGTACGTTTTACGTTTTGACTGGATTCCACGGCTTGCACGTCACTTTTGGTTTAATCCTGATTTTGGCAGTGTTGTGGCGATCGCTCAAACCTAACCATTACTCTAGCGAAAAACACTTTGGGGTAGAAGCTGCCGAAATTTACTGGCACTTTGTCGATGTAGTCTGGATTATCCTGTTTTTCCTGCTCTACATCCTCTAGTTTCAAATTTGAACCCCAAAATTCTGAAAGACGCGAAACTACTTT
The DNA window shown above is from Merismopedia glauca CCAP 1448/3 and carries:
- a CDS encoding cytochrome c oxidase subunit 3, yielding MQGSTTDPTKTVLNYHQPVPTEAHAEEHHDFRVFGLIVFLIAEGMIFLGLFAAYLTFRLVAPEWPPQGTPKLELLLPGINTAILIGSSFVIHQADTDIKKNNVAGLRKWFAATAIMGAIFLAGQLYEYFHLEFGLKTNIFASTFYVLTGFHGLHVTFGLILILAVLWRSLKPNHYSSEKHFGVEAAEIYWHFVDVVWIILFFLLYIL